Within Triticum dicoccoides isolate Atlit2015 ecotype Zavitan chromosome 1B, WEW_v2.0, whole genome shotgun sequence, the genomic segment TGAAGCGCAAGTGCAAAAGGTGTGACTAGAAAATGGGCGATGTGGTCGTAGGCGGTAGGGAAAGCGAAACGTCACCAACCGAATGGCGATGACACAACCGAATGAGAGCTCTCACGCCTTCCCCTCcacaatcacaccatcctcctctgCTCCCCCTGCTCCTCTTCACCTCTGCTCCATTACCTTCTTTCTCTGCCTGCCTGGGGGAGCTAGCtagaaagagagaaagaaagaagCTCGCCGGCGTCGGGGAGGATGTCGGACTGGGGGGCGGTGGTGATTGCGGTGGTGCtgtcgccggggctgctgctgcagcTCCCCGGGAAGCACCACTTCGTGGAGTTCGGAAACATGCACACCAGCGCCATGGCCATCCTCGTCCACGCCATCCATCCATCCCAACTGGACTTGTTCGACAGGAAAGGAAGATGGCTGATTCCCCAGCCTGCTCTATATGTTGGGCGGAGGAGGACACTTGGCACCATTCACTACTCAGTTGCTGTATGGCAAGATTTGTGTGGGTGTTGGAAGACGAAGAGCAGCTCGAGCATGTGATCTCAAACCAAAACGAAGATGCAAGGTTATGGCTGTTCTGGCTCTTTAAGACAACAAACCAACAAGATCTTGCTCGAGTATTGGTAACTATGTGGGCAATATGGTGGGCTCGGAGGAAGGCAATCCATGAGAATGAATACCAGAGCCCGCTCTCAACTAGGTGTTGTATCAAGAGATTTCTGGAGGATCTTGAGATAGCTGAACTTAACTGTGATGCAGCTAAACTTAATGCAGCTAAACTTAACTATGATGCAGCTAAACTTAACTGTGAATGTGCGGTCAGGCCTCGGGCAAGAATTTGGTTACCTCCTTCGGGTGATGCAGCTAAACTTAACTGTGATGGTGGTCTATCAACTCTGGGGGAGAGAGGAGCAGCTGGAGTTGTCTGTCGAGACAAGTTTGGGAAGTTTTTAGGCGCGTCAGCGGTGGTCTTCGACGGCCTGACCAACCCGGCAAGCTTGGAGGCACAAGCTTGCAGCGAGGCGCTAGCCCTCACACGGGATTTCAATCTACAGGAGCTAGTGATTGCCTCAGATTGTGTCGAAGTGATATCAAATATCAACAAGGCAGGTTCACCATCTTATGCTCCTATCctaggacgagacttgcctgctcccttcccGTGCTCCTATccgtgctcccgcgtacgtggcttgatttgattggaagaaaataaggcccggccccaccccctgaaaatcaggggggaagATGATTAGAtttgaaaagaaaaggagaaaatgacagccgtaggatgaagtgggagcacggatgggagcatggaaagGGAGCAGGCAAGTCGGATCCCTATCCTAAGGGAAATTCAAACCAGTAGGACCAACTTTTCTTCTGTTGCTTTTCGTTTTGAGAGTACAGATAATAATTTTGAGGCCCATTCGCTTGCAAAAGGACATGCGTCTCTTGCGGTGGGTCGCCATGTGTGGCTAAGGGTTTTGCCAGAGATTACATGTATTCCAGATGTTCTGAATTTTGAATAAAATCCCTAGTTTCCCTAAAAAAAAATAGCGAATCGTCTATTCTGTTTCAGCGCCGACGCACGACTCGCTGCATGCGCGCATCTAGGGTAGTTGGGCGAAACTTGGCCGGCGGCAGCACTGCGCAACCAACCCAGATCAGCGGCGACGGCCGAAGCTGTCATGTCGTGCCCGGCGACCACAACGAGAGACGCGCAAGAATACAAATCCTATGGGCAGTCTCCCTGTTGACTAGTATCATGTTACCGATCCAAAAATCCGAATTAGGTCACATCATTTTCTTTGATTTAGATGGAATTAGCTAGGCCAGTGGTTTCTTGTTTATGCTCACAAACCGGTACTGCAAATTAGGCATAATGCATTCATTATATCATTCAGATTTAATTTTTTGTCAGTCGTTTTTGTATATCATGAAGAGAAAaattatatattccttcgaaacaatCATAGGCACATTTGCTCTTCTTGGCAGTCAAGAAGCCAAACTTAAGCAAGTACAAACGTAAAAAAATGCCCCACTGACCATATAATTTATCAAAAACATTCAATATATTTGTCATGTTATTTTCTCTTTTGTTGTCANNNNNNNNNNNNNNNNNNNNNNNNNNNNNNNNNNNNNNNNNNNNNNNNNNNNNNNNNNNNNNNNNNNNNNNNNNNNNNNNNNNNNNNNNNNNNNNNNNNNNNNNNNNNNNNNNNNNNNNNNNNNNNNNNNNNNNNNNNNNNNNNNNNNNNNNNNNNNNGCTCCGCCCCTGCCAGCTAGCTACCGCGTGGCTTTAGGTGTTGCGTATCCTCTACACACACATTTTCTTCTCCTCCTTTCGCCCTCTGCCACATATTCTTGCTCGATGGAAAGCGATGTTTCAGGCGCGGCCAGAAAACATGagagatcatcatcatcttcatgtagCTTCCCGAAGGTTAATCGCAATTACATCTCCGGCTCTGGTTCCACTGGATTGTATTCTAGATTCTGGTACAACATGGTGGAGTAGATAAGAAAAGTTCAGGACAAGTCGTTGTCAGTTGGGAGGAGCTAGCTGGTCAAGCAATGAGCATTGCTAGTTGACCTCAGCACTCACTCTCATGGAGGACAGGACGAGAGTGAGAGGTCTCCAGCCACAGAGACCTCACTCTCACACTCACTTTCCCCCTGCCTGCCTGTCTATTATCAACAGGCTCACTAAAAAACAAGCAAAATTGCTGTTGTTCTTCTCCTTCAATGTTGTTGTGGCGTTGAAATGCCCTAGATATAGCTAGCCAGTTAAACAAGTGAAATTTTAAAAGGTTTTCTTTTCTGAAGTTgttctccttgctcttcttcttgtggttgttgaaatcGCCTACATAAAGCACTCATATAAACTGTCAAAGGAAAATAGGTAAGCCTCCCCTCCAAGTTGGGGTTTCTCTTTCCCTCTCGCGAGTGTGGCGGCTAGGATATTCATCCCTTCCCAGCTTCGCTGGCGAGCCCGTGGATCCACCTCCCATCCGCCTGCCACTCAGGCGGATGGGGGGGGGGATCCCGGTGCCTCGACTTTGACTATTAGTTTGGGTTAGGTTTTTTTTTTTCTCGCATGAGCGGCGTTCACGCAGATAGCAGTGGTTCATTTCGAGTTGGTCTTCCGGACTTCGATTCTCATCGAGTTTGTCCATCGGGGTGGAGCCCCGGTGTAGATTCTCTATGGTGTGATGAGGTTAGAGTTTCTTGCTGTTTGTGTGCAACGATTAGATTTTGAGTCAGATGTTttagatctattcaagagttcagtgGTGATGATTTCAGCTCTAGTACGCCACACCtcaggggcacgtgcatgaagacatcCCGGCTGTCATCAAGAAAGTCAAACCGGCTCAGGTAGGGGAGAACCGCATAGACGGACATTCCGACTGTGGCAGTGGTCCTTCGGTGGTGCTTGATTTAATTTTATTATGTATATAGGATGTGTTGCCCTTTTTACGAACCTTTGTAAAAGATCTAGGTCCTTTTTCACAAAAAGGACTACCTAATCATAAGATTTGAATAAATATATTTGCATGCATGTAGCTGCTAACAGTATACAATAATTTAGAAAAaaaaacttttcttttcttttctgaagcGCAAGTGCAAAAGGTGTGACTAGAAAATACAAGTGCAAAAGGTGTGACTAGAAAACGGGCGATGTGGTCGTAGGCGGTAGGGAAAGCGAAACGTCAGCAAACGAATGGGAATGGCGATGAAAGGGAGCCCTCACGCCTTTCCCTCcacaatcacaccatcctcctcctctgctcccgcTGCTCCTGGTTTGCTCTGCTCCATTGCCTTCCTTTCTCTTCCCCGAGGAGCTAGCtagaaagagagaaagaaagaagCTCGCCGGCgttggagaagagggggaggatgtCGGACTGGGGGCCGGTGGTGATCGCGGTGGTGCTGTTCGTGCTGCtgtcgccggggctgctgctgcagcTCCCCGGGAAGCACCACTTCGTGGAGTTCGGCAACATGCACACCAGCGCCATGGCCATCCTCGTCCACGCCATCATCTACTTCGCCCTCATCgcgctcttcgtcatcgtcatcgGCGTGCACATCACCACTGACTAGAGACCGGCGGAGCTCGATCACCCCGGCCGGCCAGCTCCAATTAAGCTgctcttccccttcttcctttttCCAATTTTCATCCGATCCATCTGACTCCTGCCTCTGTGTTTCGTTTTGTTCTGTTCTTGCTGCTTGCAACTACTTGTAGTAGTACATGGGATCATGTTTGTTTGTTGCCATGCGTAATTAATCTCGCGCGTATGTAGCTTCTTGattaataaagagatgtgtgtacTCAATTTTCCATGGAGTGGCACAAGTTATTTAATCATCTGAAGCTCAAGATGAACCGGTAGATGTGTGCATATAGTAAGGCTTGCATTTTTTTTCTTGCAAAGCAACGACCTTCATTTCAGCTACAGCGCTTTTCAACTACCCCTGCGATATCCAGAGCATAGATTGATTATAACCAGTAGTTTTGCCCATGTGTCATTCTTGGGTTCATGATTCTGCTGATACAATGaattagctactccctccgtcccataatgtaagacactttttgacactagtgtagtgtcaaaaaacctcttacattatgggacggagggagtacttgatagCTGAATTTAACCAAGTAATTATGCAATACTCCATCAATTAAGTACTGATAATCCTAGACCTACGTAGCTTTACGAAGCGGTTTACGTANNNNNNNNNNNNNNNNNNNNNNNNNNNNNNNNNNNNNNNNNNNNNNNNNNNNNNNNNNNNNNNNNNNNNNNNNNNNNNNNNNNNNNNNNNNNNNNNNNNNNNNNNNNNNNNNNNNNNNNNNNNNNNNNNNNNNNNNNNNNNNNNNNNNNNNNNNNNNNNNNNNNNNNNNNNNNNNNNNNNNNNNNNNNNNNNNCCCCGATTTTCAGGTGGGTGGGGCCCCTTCCTCCCCCTTCTCCAATCACAATTGTCCATGTGGCAGGTTACGTAAAACATATAAAATtctttacgtggatgtagcattactCATTAAGCATGTATGTTGATCAATGAGAAAAGTAGCTACCCACACATACGCTTTCCATCACACATAATACATGCTTGATTACTCCAATTGCCGACCAAGATTACGTACTCCATTTTGATTGCCGAACAAATCAAAATTTGAAATGATACAAGGTTAATTAATTAGCTAAAGTGGTAATGAGATTTGTTATGACGACTTTTGTTAGTCCTGTGCATTCCAATCAAAGAGGAAGATGAGGAAAATCATTGTGCAGTCGTACTGCACTGTACACTTGTGCTGTTGATGGCTGGGTCGGGTGGGCGGCTGGCCGGTGTGCACGTATGGCACGCCCtagtcccacaccaatcaatcgatCGGTCGTGATCAAGCTGACGGTGATCACTGCCGGTCCAACCACTACCACGGCAGCTACCGCCTTAACGTTGATGCTGCTAGAATATTGCCTAGCTACAAAAGCAGCTCTTTAGTAgtattatttctctttttttttgtggcGATTAAGGAGCTTTAATTAATTGTGCAACTGAAATGTCTTTATAATCAAGCATGTATGGGCTCGATCCACTTGAAAGTAgtcactccctccgttccgaaataaacGTCGTGGTTTTAGATTTCCGTTTATTTTTGCGGGGTGTGGTTTCAGTTCGTTGTTCTCAGCCGACTGCTTGTACCCATCATCCTCCATTAGAAAAAAAAGGCCCTCCATGGtgatgtcgtcgtcgtcgtcgtccgagaAATTAGCTGAGCCATTGGAAATTTCCTTCTCTCGATTGTGCTCCGGCGCCTTCACGACGTTATTcatgtttttttttgtgaaatgtGCAAGCATTTCAGAGGGAGAAAATAAATTAATTAAGCAGGAGGTGAATAAAATAGGTTAGTTTGTAGTAGATGCTACGCAAGCGTCACCTTCATGCGTCTACACTTCAATCGACGATCGTCCTGGTTAGTGGCAACGACAAAAGGACACGATGATTCTGGTTACCACTAGCAGCTTGTCTGTGTGGAAGGAGCTATGGCGCCTAATTCGCCTAGGTGGCCTGGTGCGTGGTCTCCATCAATGCAgataagaagagaagaagaagaaagcatgATGTGCACATGAGCGGCcatgcatccatccatccatgctcTCATGTAGCATGATGACTTTCTCTACCGGGACATCACCATCGATCGACACCATTATTAACATTGGGAAACCTCATTTACTAAGACTTTTATGAAATATGGGATTTGTTTATTCCAATTTAGCTACCTCTAAGTTGCCTCAAAATAATATATGGGTCAGTCGAGTTCACATGAAGGAAGCAACCGCTGGCTCGCCAGCGAAGCCCTTTGTGTCTATCTTAGGGTGGCAGGCGACCACGGtgtctatattagggtggcaggctCGCCGACTATCTATCTTAGCGGGGAGGGTGCTGGTCCACCGGAAAAAATCTGTTTATCGCCAgggttagagggatggccagggACGATGGGAGCGCGGCGGTGCGCGGGGATGTGAGGCTGGCGTTGGAGCGCCGCTGGCCGTGGACGATGGCGGTAGGCCTTTAGGTCGGTCGTACCTGACGGCTTGGGGTAGAAGATAACTGGGAAAACGATTGAGAGGTAGAAAAAGGCATCTACGCCATTGGATCTGTATCTGAAGGCTGGAAACGATTCGACAAACACAAAATTCTTTTTCAGTCAACTGGTCTCTAACCTATGTTACTCTAGGAATCAGCAAACCATGTACGGCCAGCTCTTGACTAGCTAATTGGACGAAATGAATCAATGAAATTGGCCAATGTACATGTGACAACAAATAAATCAGTACCAAGCTAAATATATAGTTGTCTCCACTGACCCTAATAATTCTCTCAACATGCGAGCCAACTCACCCCCGTAAAAAAAACAGCTATGTCAACTCATCATGCATGCCACCGCGCATGTGCATGAAAATAATCCACATTAACTTAACATGCATCATGCGTGTTACTCATATTCAATAAATATTATACAGCTATACACTAATCAAGCTACAACACTTTATACAAATTTAGTTCGCATTGTTAATCTAACTAATGATGTTTCATACAACCAATTCTTATTAAAATAGTTACAACCAAATTCCGTGGCAATCGCATGGGTATTTATCTCCCGCTTATTAATAAGAAAAAGGTAGGAACAAGGTAATTAAGGAATGTATGGAGTGCAAATTGGTTATTTGGCTTGGGTGGATTATATAGAGAGCTCAGCCTCTGCATTTGTTGGAGCTCTCGCAGCCGCGGGTGTACTTGTTGGCCTCATCTTCCTCGTGGGTCAGCCCGTTGCGGCCAGGCACCTCGTCCGCCTGCATCACGTCGTACAAGATCATCTTGGCGTCGGCGCGCCCCGCATGCTGCGCCAGCAACAGCACCGCCATCGCCAACGCAACCAGCAGCACCCGGCCCACCGCCGGCGATCTCTCCTTCCTGTGGTACGCCATTCTAGCTAGCTTTCCATCGATTGCTCAACGAAAATGTAGCCGGCCGGGGTAGGCGATCTGCCTCAACTTGTCGGTTGGACCATCCGTTATTCTTAGCCTCCGGCCTACCTATATCACTACTATATCAGCAATGACGCCaagcaaaggaggaggaggaggagaccaaACAAAAGGCAGACACACAAACAGGTGACAACAAGGCAAACCGGCTATACATAGAATTTCTAATAAGCATGCCTAATAAGCGAGATGACGCAGTTCCCGACCGCCCCGCTCCGACTATCGGTTCCAGCGTGGCATTTGAATTATGCCGCGCTAGATGCCTTTTTTTCGGCGAGGAACAAGTGGGGTCAAGCGTGCTTCGGCAATTCCCGCCGTCAGAAGACTTCCTTGTAGTCCGGTGTAGCTAGAGGTGAGGTTGTAGGGAGATGCACCGACTAGGAAGCAATGACCACACGAACGAGCATATGTATGATGTGATTAAGTCTCTCGATCGGGTATCTGGTGCCTTACGGTGTCTTCTTTCTGTCAACCTTTGCCATCTTTCAGTTGGAGTGTGTGGCATTAGGGTTGTGTACGTTTTGTTATTCAGTTGCATGGTGTGTACTCTATACGGTTGTATCACCTCGATGTGTGAGTCAATGTGTTTGAACCAATGTAGAGTTTCATGTGACTGCTCCAAGCGTGATCGATATGTTCATGTTATAACCGCAGTTGCCTTGGTAAGAAACTGAAAGAGCAAACCGTTATCGTGTTAGGACAAAAGTCATCACTGAATATAAGTTGCTTCTCTAGAACAGCCACACCTTGTGAAAGAACATGGCAAACACCCAATCATGTCTGGTTCGATATGGGCGCGGCTATGGGTAGCTTGTAGCCACACGGAAGCCAGCATCACCTGAAGAAACGCCTGGGTGGGCCGGCCTAGAGACAGATTTCTTCATTTCTACCCTTAGTTTTGTTTTTCTCCCGTTTTTTCTTTATATTTTcataaaaattctaaaaatacagatGCTTTGAAAAAAAATATTGTCCATTTAAAAAATGGTCATAGCATTAAACAAATGGTATTATAAAATAACTTTTAGAAATGTATATAGTGTATtttaaaatgttaaatatgtatcaaGAATTATTTCATAAGTATACAATAGATGTACAACGTGTATGAAAATTACGTAGACATCAGAACATATTATAGAAAAtgctaatcatgtatttaaaaatgttaaacacaCATGCATAAAAATGTTTTTGATGTATATAAAAAATTGTACATAGTGTGTGAAAAAAGTATGCATTGAAAAAACAAAAATCTTGTTGGAAAAAAATCTCAAGTTGTATATGAAAATTTAAAATGTCTACGAAAATAATTAGATATATGTTTAACGAAATAAGGAAAGAAGGCACGAAACAATCCGATCAACACCAAGATAGGAACAAGAAAACCTGACGAAGACcattgaaaaaaaagaaaagaatacaagaaagaagaagaaaaacaaaaaaaatgaagaaGCTGATGCAAAACAGGGAACTTAGTGAAAACGAATAAAAATTGATGAAAACCGAGATGAAAAACAAGAAAActgaagaaaaaaataagaaaaatatgtAAAAAGGAAGAAAACGATGAAACATTGCGAAAGAGTGAAATACTATGAAAACCAAAGGAAAAAAGACTCAAAAAAAAAGAACGTACAGCGAGCGAATGAACAACAACTGAGTGAACGAGCGACCATGCGAGAACACGTTGATTGTCCGGCCCATACTTGTGGACTCCAGAGCaatattttaaatagcgcgctacaaAATATAGCGAGGCCCTTCTCTAAATGCTACACAAGTTCTAGCGCGCTAATAGCGTGCTATATTTTAAAATAgcgtttgcaaaaaaaatcaaatatatcTAGAAATAAAGTATTTAAGCAACTAAATTTTTCATAGGAGCAAGCAATATATGCATAAGGGCCAAATCCAGCACATAAAAGTAGTAAGTCTCAAACATCAACAACCATAGTTTTAAGAGTCTCTAACATCAACAGCCACCGGGGCAGCCACCTGGGCTTGCTGGTTAGGTCTCGTGGGAGAATCTGATAAAAGGAGTGAGAAAGCTAGTGGTCGTGGGTTGGTtttggcctactgggcctgctcGGCTGTGCTTATTTCAGTTTTGCATGGTCTGCACATCGTAACGTTACAGCGTTACAACGTTATAGCGTGTGTAGCGCGCTAATTACGCAATTAGCGGCGTAG encodes:
- the LOC119315362 gene encoding uncharacterized protein LOC119315362; its protein translation is MSDWGPVVIAVVLFVLLSPGLLLQLPGKHHFVEFGNMHTSAMAILVHAIIYFALIALFVIVIGVHITTD